From Spirosoma aerolatum, one genomic window encodes:
- a CDS encoding M43 family zinc metalloprotease gives MLGWSQSVGLDSSVHRCGTTEFEQTLQRYYPLRRLQLNALNEKIRLFTAQQSQARVAGPTPLFRIPIVVHVVHANPSGQIGGNNNPNISDEQIASQIQVLNEDYRYQAGTPGAVNASGSDTGIEFFLAQTDPQGQPTNGITRHYYPQQTSFQAYSLSDALTLSQIVDWPSDRYLNIWVTTLSGNYLGYTQFPTAADTLVGLPTDADDRLDGSIIDYQYFGRQTGTATSRYYGYGRTATHEIGHWLGLIHTWGDSDCGDDYVADTPPCEGPNQTLYCTPIYSSCKGIQTRNLIEDYMDYSPDQCMSLFTPDQIQRMRAVLQLSPRRARLFQTVTPLTGTDQLTVTLSPNPVLTETTVSVQFTGTEPLTVTLLDEWGRPVRNWTYTAIASTRLNLPVSGLPAGLYVVRVSTSQQTRSSRMLVH, from the coding sequence ATGCTGGGCTGGTCTCAATCGGTTGGCCTTGATTCAAGCGTTCACCGCTGCGGTACGACCGAGTTTGAGCAGACTCTTCAGCGGTATTATCCGCTTCGTCGGTTGCAGCTTAACGCCCTGAATGAAAAAATCCGCCTGTTTACGGCCCAGCAAAGCCAGGCTCGCGTGGCTGGGCCGACGCCCCTCTTTCGCATTCCCATCGTGGTTCATGTCGTACACGCCAATCCCAGTGGGCAAATCGGGGGCAATAATAATCCCAATATTTCCGATGAGCAGATTGCTTCCCAAATTCAGGTATTGAACGAGGACTACCGCTACCAAGCGGGCACACCCGGTGCTGTCAATGCATCGGGTAGTGATACGGGCATCGAATTTTTTCTGGCTCAGACCGATCCTCAGGGTCAACCGACTAATGGGATTACCCGGCATTACTACCCCCAGCAGACCAGCTTTCAGGCGTACAGCCTGAGTGATGCCCTGACGCTTTCGCAGATCGTGGACTGGCCCAGTGACCGTTATCTCAATATTTGGGTCACTACGTTAAGCGGAAATTACCTGGGCTATACGCAGTTTCCCACAGCCGCCGATACACTCGTCGGTTTGCCTACTGATGCGGATGATCGTCTGGATGGCAGCATCATCGACTACCAGTATTTTGGTCGGCAGACGGGCACAGCCACCAGCCGCTACTACGGGTATGGACGAACTGCTACGCATGAGATTGGGCATTGGCTGGGACTGATTCATACCTGGGGTGATAGCGACTGCGGGGATGATTATGTGGCCGACACGCCACCTTGCGAAGGGCCTAATCAGACGTTATATTGTACTCCCATTTATTCCAGCTGTAAGGGCATTCAGACCCGTAATCTGATTGAAGATTACATGGATTATTCGCCGGATCAATGCATGAGTCTGTTTACCCCCGATCAAATCCAGCGTATGCGAGCGGTGTTGCAACTAAGCCCCCGACGGGCCCGGCTGTTTCAAACGGTGACACCGTTAACGGGCACCGACCAGCTTACCGTTACGCTTTCGCCCAATCCCGTCCTGACGGAAACCACCGTTTCGGTTCAGTTTACCGGCACCGAACCCCTAACAGTAACCCTTCTCGACGAATGGGGCCGACCGGTGCGTAACTGGACGTATACTGCCATAGCCAGCACTCGACTGAATCTGCCCGTAAGCGGTTTGCCAGCAGGGCTATACGTTGTACGGGTGTCGACCAGCCAGCAGACCCGTAGCAGCCGAATGCTGGTGCATTAA
- a CDS encoding outer membrane beta-barrel protein, translating to MKKLLFISLIGLISLAQAQAQNKPNAFVEVFGGINTVSGNFSQADYSNASSGFAKAGYVLGVQGAFFFGGNLGLGVTLSQSDYGVNTMALADGYREDFDVDEATVASKHYKFNNLLVGPYYSFAFGRVTLDLRGLVGISAATLPALRVALEDQSTFTQNKATATGFAYQVGAGLRVPIVKNLGLSLRADYANTKPKFVVAYDNINNSSGRTITGYNQPVSNINGTLGIFYQFGK from the coding sequence ATGAAAAAACTATTATTCATAAGTCTGATTGGGCTGATAAGCTTAGCTCAGGCACAGGCTCAAAACAAACCTAACGCGTTTGTCGAAGTATTTGGTGGCATCAATACCGTTTCCGGAAATTTTAGTCAGGCCGATTATAGCAATGCCTCCTCGGGCTTTGCCAAAGCTGGGTACGTACTGGGCGTGCAGGGAGCCTTCTTTTTCGGTGGTAATCTGGGCCTGGGCGTTACGCTTTCTCAGTCCGATTACGGCGTCAATACGATGGCCCTGGCCGATGGGTATCGGGAAGATTTTGATGTCGATGAGGCTACCGTGGCCAGCAAGCATTATAAATTTAATAATCTGCTGGTCGGTCCTTATTATTCGTTTGCTTTCGGACGGGTAACACTTGACCTACGCGGGCTGGTCGGTATTTCGGCGGCTACGTTACCGGCCCTGCGCGTTGCGCTGGAAGACCAGTCAACCTTCACCCAAAATAAGGCTACGGCTACGGGCTTCGCTTACCAGGTGGGTGCTGGCCTGCGGGTTCCCATTGTGAAAAACCTGGGTTTATCGCTGCGAGCAGATTATGCAAACACCAAGCCTAAGTTTGTGGTCGCTTACGACAATATTAACAACAGTTCGGGCCGTACGATTACGGGTTATAACCAACCCGTCAGTAATATCAATGGAACGTTGGGGATTTTCTACCAGTTTGGCAAGTAA
- a CDS encoding CobW family GTP-binding protein produces MAKPVTILTGFLGAGKTTLLNALLASRPQIRFALIENEFGEESIDGQLVLRPDIDVVELSNGCLCCSLNDDLLLVLETLSARQATFDELIIETTGIADPTGVAIPFLMLPSVQQGFTLKRIICVVDAERIEEQLSQTDEAIEQISGSDVLLLTKIDGVSAEEGIRLTQLLQGINPLARVMVGHQKAYPLEELWTVERETSRAKQPTRFQPLSLKTNPILSRPAAIPLVENQPAHRYYRHSDIVSLSFCFEEPFDLAQLYQRLMTLLLYHGQGIYRVKGIIAAADRKERMILQSVGRTMTCTEGADWADHETRISRIVFIGKWLKPAGFELLLQESLANEPSKTSFESTQLPTTPKLSWNNP; encoded by the coding sequence ATGGCAAAACCTGTAACTATACTGACGGGCTTTCTGGGAGCTGGTAAAACTACTTTACTGAATGCCCTGTTGGCTAGTCGGCCTCAAATTCGCTTCGCCCTTATTGAAAATGAGTTTGGTGAAGAATCTATTGATGGCCAGTTGGTGCTGCGGCCCGATATAGACGTGGTCGAATTGAGCAATGGTTGTCTGTGCTGTTCGCTGAATGACGATCTGCTATTGGTCTTAGAAACGCTGTCAGCTCGCCAAGCTACTTTTGACGAACTTATCATTGAAACAACGGGCATTGCCGACCCTACTGGCGTAGCTATTCCCTTTCTCATGCTCCCTAGTGTACAGCAAGGCTTCACGCTTAAACGCATCATTTGCGTTGTTGACGCCGAACGCATCGAGGAGCAGTTAAGCCAGACGGACGAAGCAATCGAGCAGATTTCGGGAAGTGATGTACTGCTACTCACTAAAATAGATGGCGTATCGGCTGAGGAAGGTATCCGGTTGACTCAGCTTTTGCAGGGGATCAATCCGCTGGCCAGAGTGATGGTCGGTCATCAGAAAGCCTATCCGCTGGAGGAATTGTGGACTGTCGAACGTGAAACGAGCCGTGCCAAGCAACCCACCAGGTTTCAACCCCTTTCTCTAAAAACCAACCCAATCCTATCTCGTCCGGCAGCGATTCCATTGGTCGAAAACCAGCCCGCACATCGGTATTATCGTCATTCGGATATTGTTTCGCTGAGCTTCTGCTTCGAGGAGCCATTTGATCTGGCTCAGTTATACCAGCGACTCATGACGTTACTGCTCTACCACGGTCAGGGCATTTACCGCGTGAAGGGTATCATTGCCGCTGCAGACCGTAAAGAACGGATGATTCTTCAGTCGGTGGGACGAACGATGACTTGTACCGAAGGGGCTGACTGGGCCGACCACGAAACCCGAATCAGTCGAATTGTTTTTATCGGCAAGTGGCTCAAACCAGCCGGTTTCGAGCTGTTACTGCAAGAAAGTTTAGCCAATGAGCCCTCAAAAACAAGTTTTGAGTCTACACAGTTGCCAACGACCCCTAAACTATCATGGAATAATCCATAG
- a CDS encoding helix-turn-helix domain-containing protein yields the protein MNQAEQLLLSKGVRSTPIRSEVLQLLIQSSKAYSHAELERAFGNALDRVSLYRF from the coding sequence ATGAATCAAGCTGAACAACTGCTGCTAAGTAAGGGTGTCCGTAGCACACCGATTCGCAGCGAAGTCCTGCAACTTTTAATTCAATCGTCCAAAGCTTATTCACATGCGGAACTGGAACGCGCCTTTGGAAATGCGCTAGACCGGGTTAGTCTGTACCGATTTTGA